One genomic region from Colletes latitarsis isolate SP2378_abdomen chromosome 10, iyColLati1, whole genome shotgun sequence encodes:
- the Dgt1 gene encoding KAT8 regulatory NSL complex subunit dim gamma-tubulin 1 isoform X2, giving the protein MFRIPKTTMPVTTTVTKKPKQTQACLYASYECTQPCLEGYNYCAKHILEDSTAPFKQCGFVYNTNGRKCQNPAPKLDRRDISYCTEHARKAQIARIKSTSRHSLPQTPEMLLLNLSHYVKPIDSSTEDTEDDDGKVKALDPFTEVDAFRVNASGCDILDYASSSDSDVEPTVVSDTLRGSYLDDSDNDSLYSAQEDPLKHAGIFTAEEVIYIAREKLIRLQSLYIEQFRRLQYTLKEKRRKYLHALKKEKETLCSIHDQPKETAKEKKIYEKLKALNRYHRRSGVEAILYRKSLERRVQVTEGSTQKIPSVSKCIFTEGGVKCGERTLPAAKHCRKHILKDQHQVLFKACGAVRADIECHEPVPVIFDTNCVFHMNLPNECKLESMKFKESKPEAPEISITDSQSMEIDVVGEIQEIDPDDDMAGLMREMSDAAHIKPAFNESLNSEASTDTAFSLSAQMSDRDDLVSEIA; this is encoded by the exons ATGTTTCGTATCCCAAAAACGACAATGCCTGTGACTACTACAGTCACAAAGAAACCAAAGCAAACACAGGCTTGTTTATATGCATCATACGAATGTACACAACCTTGTCTCGAAGGATATAATTATTGTGCCAAACATATTCTTGAGGATTCAACTGCGCCTTTCAAACAATGTGGCTTTGTTTATAATACTAATGGCAGAAAATGCCAAAACCCAGCACCAAAGTTAGATAGAAGAGATATTTC gtATTGTACAGAACACGCAAGGAAAGCTCAAATAGCACGCATAAAGTCAACGTCGCGCCATTCTTTACCGCAAACACCCGAAATGCTCTTACTTAATTTAAGTCATTACGTTAAACCGATCGATTCGAGTACCGAAGATACAGAAGACGATGACGGAAAAGTCAAAGCATTAGATCCGTTCA ccGAAGTCGATGCGTTTAGAGTAAATGCAAGCGGATGCGATATTTTAGATTATGCAAGTTCTTCAGATAGTGACGTTGAACCCACTGTGGTGAGCGATACTTTAAGAGGAAGTTATTTAGACGATAGTGATAACGACAGTTTATACAGCGCGCAAGAAGATCCCTTAAA GCATGCCGGGATTTTTACGGCTGAGGAGGTGATATATATCGCACGAGAAAAACTGATTAGGTTACAGTCACTTTATATAGAACAGTTTAGGAGGTTGCAATATACGCTCAAagaaaaaagacgaaagtatttaCATGcgcttaaaaaagaaaaagaaacattgTGTAGCATACACGACCAACCAAAAGAAACTGCAAAAGAGAAAAAGATTTATGAGAAATTGAAAGCTTTAAATCGATATCATAGACGTAGCGGAGTCGAAGCTATACTGTACAGGAAATCATTGGAACGTAGAGTACAG GTGACTGAAGGATCTACACAAAAAATACCGAGCGTATCGAAATGTATCTTTACGGAAGGTGGAGTGAAATGTGGGGAAAGAACTCTTCCTGCCGCGAAACATTGTCGTAAACATATTCTTAAA GATCAACATCAAGTTTTATTTAAAGCATGTGGAGCAGTACGAGCAGATATAGAATGCCATGAGCCTGTACCTGTAATTTTTGATACAAATTGTGTATTTCATATGAATTTACCAAACGAATGTAAATTAGAATCAATGAAG TTTAaagaatccaaacctgaagcaCCAGAAATATCAATAACAGATAGTCAGTCTATGGAAATTGATGTAGTAGGCGAAATTCAAGAAATTGATCCGGATGATGATATGGCTGGATTAATGAGAGAAATGAGCGATGCTGCACACATAAAACCAGCGTTTAACGAAAGCTTGAATAGCGAAGCTAGCACGGATACTGCGTTTAGTTTGTCAGCCCAGATGAGCGATAGAGATGACCTTGTTTCT gAGATTGCATGA
- the Dgt1 gene encoding KAT8 regulatory NSL complex subunit dim gamma-tubulin 1 isoform X1 — MFRIPKTTMPVTTTVTKKPKQTQACLYASYECTQPCLEGYNYCAKHILEDSTAPFKQCGFVYNTNGRKCQNPAPKLDRRDISYCTEHARKAQIARIKSTSRHSLPQTPEMLLLNLSHYVKPIDSSTEDTEDDDGKVKALDPFTEVDAFRVNASGCDILDYASSSDSDVEPTVVSDTLRGSYLDDSDNDSLYSAQEDPLNINFLRHAGIFTAEEVIYIAREKLIRLQSLYIEQFRRLQYTLKEKRRKYLHALKKEKETLCSIHDQPKETAKEKKIYEKLKALNRYHRRSGVEAILYRKSLERRVQVTEGSTQKIPSVSKCIFTEGGVKCGERTLPAAKHCRKHILKDQHQVLFKACGAVRADIECHEPVPVIFDTNCVFHMNLPNECKLESMKFKESKPEAPEISITDSQSMEIDVVGEIQEIDPDDDMAGLMREMSDAAHIKPAFNESLNSEASTDTAFSLSAQMSDRDDLVSEIA, encoded by the exons ATGTTTCGTATCCCAAAAACGACAATGCCTGTGACTACTACAGTCACAAAGAAACCAAAGCAAACACAGGCTTGTTTATATGCATCATACGAATGTACACAACCTTGTCTCGAAGGATATAATTATTGTGCCAAACATATTCTTGAGGATTCAACTGCGCCTTTCAAACAATGTGGCTTTGTTTATAATACTAATGGCAGAAAATGCCAAAACCCAGCACCAAAGTTAGATAGAAGAGATATTTC gtATTGTACAGAACACGCAAGGAAAGCTCAAATAGCACGCATAAAGTCAACGTCGCGCCATTCTTTACCGCAAACACCCGAAATGCTCTTACTTAATTTAAGTCATTACGTTAAACCGATCGATTCGAGTACCGAAGATACAGAAGACGATGACGGAAAAGTCAAAGCATTAGATCCGTTCA ccGAAGTCGATGCGTTTAGAGTAAATGCAAGCGGATGCGATATTTTAGATTATGCAAGTTCTTCAGATAGTGACGTTGAACCCACTGTGGTGAGCGATACTTTAAGAGGAAGTTATTTAGACGATAGTGATAACGACAGTTTATACAGCGCGCAAGAAGATCCCTTAAA tattaattttttaagGCATGCCGGGATTTTTACGGCTGAGGAGGTGATATATATCGCACGAGAAAAACTGATTAGGTTACAGTCACTTTATATAGAACAGTTTAGGAGGTTGCAATATACGCTCAAagaaaaaagacgaaagtatttaCATGcgcttaaaaaagaaaaagaaacattgTGTAGCATACACGACCAACCAAAAGAAACTGCAAAAGAGAAAAAGATTTATGAGAAATTGAAAGCTTTAAATCGATATCATAGACGTAGCGGAGTCGAAGCTATACTGTACAGGAAATCATTGGAACGTAGAGTACAG GTGACTGAAGGATCTACACAAAAAATACCGAGCGTATCGAAATGTATCTTTACGGAAGGTGGAGTGAAATGTGGGGAAAGAACTCTTCCTGCCGCGAAACATTGTCGTAAACATATTCTTAAA GATCAACATCAAGTTTTATTTAAAGCATGTGGAGCAGTACGAGCAGATATAGAATGCCATGAGCCTGTACCTGTAATTTTTGATACAAATTGTGTATTTCATATGAATTTACCAAACGAATGTAAATTAGAATCAATGAAG TTTAaagaatccaaacctgaagcaCCAGAAATATCAATAACAGATAGTCAGTCTATGGAAATTGATGTAGTAGGCGAAATTCAAGAAATTGATCCGGATGATGATATGGCTGGATTAATGAGAGAAATGAGCGATGCTGCACACATAAAACCAGCGTTTAACGAAAGCTTGAATAGCGAAGCTAGCACGGATACTGCGTTTAGTTTGTCAGCCCAGATGAGCGATAGAGATGACCTTGTTTCT gAGATTGCATGA